The following proteins are encoded in a genomic region of Dokdonia donghaensis DSW-1:
- the murA gene encoding UDP-N-acetylglucosamine 1-carboxyvinyltransferase codes for MATFQIEGGHQLKGDIQPQGAKNEALQILCGVLLTPEKVTISNVPDIIDVNKLIMILQNLGVKVEKLEKGVFTFQADELDLDYLESEKFKKEGSGLRGSIMIVGPLLARFGKGYIPRPGGDKIGRRRLDTHFEGFIKLGAKFRYNREERFYGVEAPEGLTGAYMLLDEASVTGTANIVMAAVLAKGTTTIYNAACEPYLQQLCKMMVRMGADIKGIGSNMLIIEGVEKLGGCDHRVLPDMIEIGSWIGLAAMTKSEIIIKNVSWDDLGVIPNTFRKLGITLERKGDDIYIPAHTDGYEVESYIDGSFMTIADAPWPGFTPDLLSIILVVATQAKGELMVHQKMFESRLFFTDKLIDMGAKVILCDPHRATVIGHNFQSTLKATTMTSPDIRAGISLLIAALSAKGTSTIHNIEQIDRGYENIDERLRAIGAKITRID; via the coding sequence ATGGCAACATTTCAGATAGAAGGCGGTCACCAGCTTAAAGGTGATATTCAACCACAAGGAGCAAAAAACGAAGCATTACAAATACTATGTGGCGTACTGCTTACTCCTGAAAAAGTAACCATTAGTAACGTACCAGACATTATAGATGTAAACAAGCTCATTATGATCTTGCAAAATCTAGGTGTAAAGGTTGAGAAGTTAGAAAAAGGTGTTTTTACCTTTCAGGCAGATGAGCTAGATCTTGATTATCTAGAAAGCGAGAAATTTAAGAAAGAAGGAAGCGGTCTACGTGGTTCTATAATGATTGTAGGGCCATTACTAGCACGTTTTGGTAAAGGGTATATCCCACGTCCAGGGGGTGACAAAATAGGTCGTCGTCGTCTTGATACGCACTTTGAAGGATTTATAAAACTAGGAGCAAAATTTCGCTACAACCGTGAGGAGCGCTTTTATGGAGTAGAAGCACCAGAAGGACTCACAGGTGCTTATATGTTACTAGATGAGGCTTCGGTAACTGGTACTGCAAACATTGTAATGGCAGCTGTACTTGCAAAAGGAACAACAACCATTTATAATGCGGCCTGTGAACCTTACTTACAGCAACTCTGTAAAATGATGGTGCGTATGGGGGCAGATATAAAAGGTATAGGCTCTAATATGTTAATTATAGAAGGAGTAGAAAAACTAGGTGGTTGCGATCACCGTGTTTTACCAGATATGATTGAGATAGGCTCGTGGATAGGTCTTGCTGCGATGACTAAAAGTGAGATAATAATCAAAAACGTGAGCTGGGATGACCTGGGTGTGATTCCTAACACCTTTAGAAAACTAGGTATCACATTAGAGCGCAAGGGAGATGATATTTATATCCCTGCTCACACAGATGGGTATGAGGTAGAGTCTTACATAGACGGGTCATTTATGACCATTGCAGATGCGCCTTGGCCAGGTTTTACACCAGACCTGCTAAGTATAATACTCGTAGTAGCTACACAGGCAAAAGGTGAACTTATGGTACACCAAAAGATGTTTGAAAGCCGTCTTTTCTTTACAGACAAGCTTATAGATATGGGAGCAAAAGTGATACTTTGTGACCCACACCGTGCAACCGTAATAGGGCACAATTTCCAGTCTACACTTAAAGCAACAACAATGACCTCGCCAGATATACGTGCTGGTATCTCATTACTTATAGCAGCCTTGAGTGCAAAAGGAACATCTACCATACACAATATCGAGCAAATAGATCGTGGGTATGAAAATATAGATGAACGTCTTAGAGCCATAGGCGCTAAGATTACAAGAATAGACTAA